Proteins found in one Mangifera indica cultivar Alphonso unplaced genomic scaffold, CATAS_Mindica_2.1 Un_0095, whole genome shotgun sequence genomic segment:
- the LOC123207700 gene encoding protein TRANSPARENT TESTA 9-like isoform X1 gives MWRSVWRSIDRFSLQHFKYVINELRQIKAVDWHNREVVIDLLQSIVEIVTYGDRQDPMIFECFMEYQVLAEFVRVLKISRNSRIEAPLLQYLSIMIQNMGSEHAIYYCLSNDYINNIIEHTYEFEAGDLAPYYMSFLRAVSNKINRDTLCLLVKVDSDAVTSFPLYTEALKFAQHGEKMIQTAVRALTLNIFNVSDDMVYQFVTTPPASKYFSDLVHSLRKKCIHLDGLVKAAQETYTDQKKRDILLESDKIVDDMYYFKDILSISESHLSKAVTKDLLNILVFPLLLPSLQLRQSNEFHVSAATSLYIVSQLLQVVGGKNMINSVAALLLFPYMALRIRDAIEGDTIDGTDACSFYNLLHELEIAKFFSLKSKGEEDMNGNHLSAHEEAITSSNPDSDRITMDGDTCVERCRKGILAYINSENHILLFASVFLLLILAENKDLDSLMSSAIGLSEMQDTMRYDISASEVGKNNILRRLMPQVLNALLKVLASQPPFCALIQWHAGWFLRKLLLFQGNILNDHYLQLFDTSYLRSCERLQKELDGCWFDQILETLKDEWANCKSALQEALQSKDPLFLLELAVCQQTIDGSRTSSIFSWETMVDAVKVFTFHVQLKTFIVKGNLPENPFLDLMSGPATDSEISQSLDLSSASFGSEVFLGSGFPCRIAFSNAGVRDIYLIPVARGISGKLILAEKHPFRSQRGVVIAIAPLAGLSPKIDEDHPMWLHLRVREFVPRSNASKTRGFNAKKSDTGVDGRWTLGFTSNKACEAARMLILEETRKQRSQIESILSPFLQNDYLENLFDNQAG, from the exons ATGTGGCGCTCTGTTTGGCGATCGATCGATCGCTTCTCTCTCCAGCACTTCAA ATATGTGATCAATGAACTGCGACAGATCAAAGCTGTGGACTGGCATAACCGG GAAGTCGTCATTGATCTACTACAATCCATAGTGGAGATTGTTACATATGGTGATCGGCAAGATCCAATGATTTTCGA ATGTTTTATGGAATATCAAGTTCTGGCAGAGTTTGTCCGTGTTTTAAAGATCAGTAGAAATTCAAGAATTGAGGCACCATTGCTTCAATACTTGAGTATAATGATACAAAACATGGGTAGTGAACATGCAATAT ACTATTGTTTAAGTAATGACTACATCAACAACATCATAGAACATACGTATGAATTTGAGGCAGGAGACCTGGCTCCATATTACATGTCCTTCTTGag AGCAGTGAGCAACAAAATTAACAGGGACACCCTCTGTCTTCTTGTTAAGGTTGATAGT GATGCTGTAACTTCATTTCCATTGTATACTGAGGCTCTTAAATTTGCCCAACACGGGGAAAAAATGATTCAGACGGCTGTACGTGCATTAACACTTAACATATTTAATG TTAGCGATGACATGGTCTATCAGTTTGTGACAACTCCTCCAGCCTCAAAATACTTTTCAGATTTGGTTCATAGCTTAAGAAAGAAATGCATTCATCTTGATGGCCTTGTCAAAGCTGCACA GGAAACATATACTGatcaaaagaaaagagatatACTTCTGGAAAGTGATAAAATTGTTGATGATATGTATTACTTTAAGGATATTCTTTCTATTAGTGAGTCTCATTTGAGTAAAGCCGTCACCAAGGATCTTCTCAACATACTTGTCTTTCCTCTATTGCTCCCCTCATTGCAACTGAGGCAGAGTAAT GAATTTCATGTATCTGCAGCTACTTCTCTGTATATAGTTTCCCAGCTTCTTCAAGTTGTTGGTGGAAAGAACATGATTAACTCTGTAGCTGCTTTGCTTTTGTTTCCTTATATGGCCTTACGTATCAGAGATGCTATTGAAGGAGATACAATTGATGGTACTGATGCATGTTCTTTTTACAACCTTTTGCATGAGTTGGAAATTGcgaaatttttttctctcaagtcTAAAGGAGAAGAAGACATGAATGGAAACCATCTATCTGCACATGAGGAAGCAATTACATCATCTAATCCTGATTCAGATAGAATCACCATGGATGGTGATACATGTGTAGAAAG GTGCAGGAAAGGAATTCTGGCATATATTAACTCAGAAAATCACATTCTATTATTTGCATCCGTATTTTTATTGCTTATTTTAGCTGAAAACAAAg ATCTTGATAGTTTGATGTCTTCAGCGATTGGATTAAGCGAAATGCAAGATACAATG AGATATGATATATCAGCTTCAGAAGTGGGAAAAAACAATATCCTCAGAAGACTTATGCCTCAG GTTTTAAATGCATTATTGAAGGTTTTAGCCAGCCAACCACCATTCTGTGCTCTAATACAATGGCATGCTGGGTGGTTCTTGCGGAAGCTACTTCTTTTTCAAGGAAACATACTCAATGATCACTATCTCCAGCTTTTCGAT ACTTCATATCTGCGGTCATGTGAACGTCTTCAGAAAGAACTTGATGGATGCTGGTTTGATCAAATCCTTGAAACTTTGAAGGATGAATGGGCAAACTGTAAATCAG CTCTCCAGGAAGCATTGCAATCTAAAGATCCTTTGTTCCTGCTTGAGCTTGCTGTCTGCCAACAAACAATTGATG GCAGTAGAACTTCTTCCATATTTTCTTGGGAAACAATGGTTGATGCAGTGAAG GTTTTCACTTTTCATGTTCAACTGAAGACATTTATTGTCAAAGGAAATTTACCTGAGAACCCCTTTCTAGATTTAATGAGTGGTCCTGCTACAGATTCTGAAATATCCCAATCCTTAGATCTTTCATCTGCAAGCTTTGGGTCAGAGGTTTTTTTAG GATCTGGATTTCCATGCAGAATTGCTTTCTCCAATGCTGGGGTCAGGGATATCTACCTGATACCTGTGGCTAGAGGAATATCTGGCAAACTGATTCTTGCAGAGAAGCATCCCTTTCGAAGTCAACGAGGTGTTGTAATTGCTATTGCTCCACTGGCTGGTTTGAGT CCAAAGATAGACGAGGACCATCCAATGTGGTTGCATCTTCGGGTAAGAGAATTTGTCCCAAGATCTAATGCAAGTAAAACTAGAGGTTTCAATGCTAAGAAGTCCGACACCGGAGTAGACGGGAGATGGACACTTGGTTTTACCAGTAACAAGGCTTGTGAGGCTGCTCGCATGTTGATACTCGAAGAAACTCGTAAACAAAGATCCCAGATTGAGAGCATACTTTCTCCTTTCCTACAAAAtgattatcttgaaaatttgtTCGATAATCAAGCTGGATGA
- the LOC123207700 gene encoding protein TRANSPARENT TESTA 9-like isoform X2, with protein sequence MWRSVWRSIDRFSLQHFKYVINELRQIKAVDWHNREVVIDLLQSIVEIVTYGDRQDPMIFECFMEYQVLAEFVRVLKISRNSRIEAPLLQYLSIMIQNMGSEHAIYYCLSNDYINNIIEHTYEFEAGDLAPYYMSFLRAVSNKINRDTLCLLVKVDSDAVTSFPLYTEALKFAQHGEKMIQTAYPFGYAVSDDMVYQFVTTPPASKYFSDLVHSLRKKCIHLDGLVKAAQETYTDQKKRDILLESDKIVDDMYYFKDILSISESHLSKAVTKDLLNILVFPLLLPSLQLRQSNEFHVSAATSLYIVSQLLQVVGGKNMINSVAALLLFPYMALRIRDAIEGDTIDGTDACSFYNLLHELEIAKFFSLKSKGEEDMNGNHLSAHEEAITSSNPDSDRITMDGDTCVERCRKGILAYINSENHILLFASVFLLLILAENKDLDSLMSSAIGLSEMQDTMRYDISASEVGKNNILRRLMPQVLNALLKVLASQPPFCALIQWHAGWFLRKLLLFQGNILNDHYLQLFDTSYLRSCERLQKELDGCWFDQILETLKDEWANCKSALQEALQSKDPLFLLELAVCQQTIDGSRTSSIFSWETMVDAVKVFTFHVQLKTFIVKGNLPENPFLDLMSGPATDSEISQSLDLSSASFGSEVFLGSGFPCRIAFSNAGVRDIYLIPVARGISGKLILAEKHPFRSQRGVVIAIAPLAGLSPKIDEDHPMWLHLRVREFVPRSNASKTRGFNAKKSDTGVDGRWTLGFTSNKACEAARMLILEETRKQRSQIESILSPFLQNDYLENLFDNQAG encoded by the exons ATGTGGCGCTCTGTTTGGCGATCGATCGATCGCTTCTCTCTCCAGCACTTCAA ATATGTGATCAATGAACTGCGACAGATCAAAGCTGTGGACTGGCATAACCGG GAAGTCGTCATTGATCTACTACAATCCATAGTGGAGATTGTTACATATGGTGATCGGCAAGATCCAATGATTTTCGA ATGTTTTATGGAATATCAAGTTCTGGCAGAGTTTGTCCGTGTTTTAAAGATCAGTAGAAATTCAAGAATTGAGGCACCATTGCTTCAATACTTGAGTATAATGATACAAAACATGGGTAGTGAACATGCAATAT ACTATTGTTTAAGTAATGACTACATCAACAACATCATAGAACATACGTATGAATTTGAGGCAGGAGACCTGGCTCCATATTACATGTCCTTCTTGag AGCAGTGAGCAACAAAATTAACAGGGACACCCTCTGTCTTCTTGTTAAGGTTGATAGT GATGCTGTAACTTCATTTCCATTGTATACTGAGGCTCTTAAATTTGCCCAACACGGGGAAAAAATGATTCAGACGGCT TATCCTTTTGGTTATGCAGTTAGCGATGACATGGTCTATCAGTTTGTGACAACTCCTCCAGCCTCAAAATACTTTTCAGATTTGGTTCATAGCTTAAGAAAGAAATGCATTCATCTTGATGGCCTTGTCAAAGCTGCACA GGAAACATATACTGatcaaaagaaaagagatatACTTCTGGAAAGTGATAAAATTGTTGATGATATGTATTACTTTAAGGATATTCTTTCTATTAGTGAGTCTCATTTGAGTAAAGCCGTCACCAAGGATCTTCTCAACATACTTGTCTTTCCTCTATTGCTCCCCTCATTGCAACTGAGGCAGAGTAAT GAATTTCATGTATCTGCAGCTACTTCTCTGTATATAGTTTCCCAGCTTCTTCAAGTTGTTGGTGGAAAGAACATGATTAACTCTGTAGCTGCTTTGCTTTTGTTTCCTTATATGGCCTTACGTATCAGAGATGCTATTGAAGGAGATACAATTGATGGTACTGATGCATGTTCTTTTTACAACCTTTTGCATGAGTTGGAAATTGcgaaatttttttctctcaagtcTAAAGGAGAAGAAGACATGAATGGAAACCATCTATCTGCACATGAGGAAGCAATTACATCATCTAATCCTGATTCAGATAGAATCACCATGGATGGTGATACATGTGTAGAAAG GTGCAGGAAAGGAATTCTGGCATATATTAACTCAGAAAATCACATTCTATTATTTGCATCCGTATTTTTATTGCTTATTTTAGCTGAAAACAAAg ATCTTGATAGTTTGATGTCTTCAGCGATTGGATTAAGCGAAATGCAAGATACAATG AGATATGATATATCAGCTTCAGAAGTGGGAAAAAACAATATCCTCAGAAGACTTATGCCTCAG GTTTTAAATGCATTATTGAAGGTTTTAGCCAGCCAACCACCATTCTGTGCTCTAATACAATGGCATGCTGGGTGGTTCTTGCGGAAGCTACTTCTTTTTCAAGGAAACATACTCAATGATCACTATCTCCAGCTTTTCGAT ACTTCATATCTGCGGTCATGTGAACGTCTTCAGAAAGAACTTGATGGATGCTGGTTTGATCAAATCCTTGAAACTTTGAAGGATGAATGGGCAAACTGTAAATCAG CTCTCCAGGAAGCATTGCAATCTAAAGATCCTTTGTTCCTGCTTGAGCTTGCTGTCTGCCAACAAACAATTGATG GCAGTAGAACTTCTTCCATATTTTCTTGGGAAACAATGGTTGATGCAGTGAAG GTTTTCACTTTTCATGTTCAACTGAAGACATTTATTGTCAAAGGAAATTTACCTGAGAACCCCTTTCTAGATTTAATGAGTGGTCCTGCTACAGATTCTGAAATATCCCAATCCTTAGATCTTTCATCTGCAAGCTTTGGGTCAGAGGTTTTTTTAG GATCTGGATTTCCATGCAGAATTGCTTTCTCCAATGCTGGGGTCAGGGATATCTACCTGATACCTGTGGCTAGAGGAATATCTGGCAAACTGATTCTTGCAGAGAAGCATCCCTTTCGAAGTCAACGAGGTGTTGTAATTGCTATTGCTCCACTGGCTGGTTTGAGT CCAAAGATAGACGAGGACCATCCAATGTGGTTGCATCTTCGGGTAAGAGAATTTGTCCCAAGATCTAATGCAAGTAAAACTAGAGGTTTCAATGCTAAGAAGTCCGACACCGGAGTAGACGGGAGATGGACACTTGGTTTTACCAGTAACAAGGCTTGTGAGGCTGCTCGCATGTTGATACTCGAAGAAACTCGTAAACAAAGATCCCAGATTGAGAGCATACTTTCTCCTTTCCTACAAAAtgattatcttgaaaatttgtTCGATAATCAAGCTGGATGA
- the LOC123207700 gene encoding protein TRANSPARENT TESTA 9-like isoform X3 has protein sequence MWRSVWRSIDRFSLQHFKYVINELRQIKAVDWHNREVVIDLLQSIVEIVTYGDRQDPMIFECFMEYQVLAEFVRVLKISRNSRIEAPLLQYLSIMIQNMGSEHAIYYCLSNDYINNIIEHTYEFEAGDLAPYYMSFLRAVSNKINRDTLCLLVKVDSDAVTSFPLYTEALKFAQHGEKMIQTAVRALTLNIFNVSDDMVYQFVTTPPASKYFSDLVHSLRKKCIHLDGLVKAAQETYTDQKKRDILLESDKIVDDMYYFKDILSISESHLSKAVTKDLLNILVFPLLLPSLQLRQSNEFHVSAATSLYIVSQLLQVVGGKNMINSVAALLLFPYMALRIRDAIEGDTIDGTDACSFYNLLHELEIAKFFSLKSKGEEDMNGNHLSAHEEAITSSNPDSDRITMDGDTCVERCRKGILAYINSENHILLFASVFLLLILAENKDLDSLMSSAIGLSEMQDTMRYDISASEVGKNNILRRLMPQVLNALLKVLASQPPFCALIQWHAGWFLRKLLLFQGNILNDHYLQLFDTSYLRSCERLQKELDGCWFDQILETLKDEWANCKSALQEALQSKDPLFLLELAVCQQTIDGSRTSSIFSWETMVDAVKVFTFHVQLKTFIVKGNLPENPFLDLMSGPATDSEISQSLDLSSASFGSEVFLGSGFPCRIAFSNAGVRDIYLIPVARGISGKLILAEKHPFRSQRGVVIAIAPLAGLSDFCRSLL, from the exons ATGTGGCGCTCTGTTTGGCGATCGATCGATCGCTTCTCTCTCCAGCACTTCAA ATATGTGATCAATGAACTGCGACAGATCAAAGCTGTGGACTGGCATAACCGG GAAGTCGTCATTGATCTACTACAATCCATAGTGGAGATTGTTACATATGGTGATCGGCAAGATCCAATGATTTTCGA ATGTTTTATGGAATATCAAGTTCTGGCAGAGTTTGTCCGTGTTTTAAAGATCAGTAGAAATTCAAGAATTGAGGCACCATTGCTTCAATACTTGAGTATAATGATACAAAACATGGGTAGTGAACATGCAATAT ACTATTGTTTAAGTAATGACTACATCAACAACATCATAGAACATACGTATGAATTTGAGGCAGGAGACCTGGCTCCATATTACATGTCCTTCTTGag AGCAGTGAGCAACAAAATTAACAGGGACACCCTCTGTCTTCTTGTTAAGGTTGATAGT GATGCTGTAACTTCATTTCCATTGTATACTGAGGCTCTTAAATTTGCCCAACACGGGGAAAAAATGATTCAGACGGCTGTACGTGCATTAACACTTAACATATTTAATG TTAGCGATGACATGGTCTATCAGTTTGTGACAACTCCTCCAGCCTCAAAATACTTTTCAGATTTGGTTCATAGCTTAAGAAAGAAATGCATTCATCTTGATGGCCTTGTCAAAGCTGCACA GGAAACATATACTGatcaaaagaaaagagatatACTTCTGGAAAGTGATAAAATTGTTGATGATATGTATTACTTTAAGGATATTCTTTCTATTAGTGAGTCTCATTTGAGTAAAGCCGTCACCAAGGATCTTCTCAACATACTTGTCTTTCCTCTATTGCTCCCCTCATTGCAACTGAGGCAGAGTAAT GAATTTCATGTATCTGCAGCTACTTCTCTGTATATAGTTTCCCAGCTTCTTCAAGTTGTTGGTGGAAAGAACATGATTAACTCTGTAGCTGCTTTGCTTTTGTTTCCTTATATGGCCTTACGTATCAGAGATGCTATTGAAGGAGATACAATTGATGGTACTGATGCATGTTCTTTTTACAACCTTTTGCATGAGTTGGAAATTGcgaaatttttttctctcaagtcTAAAGGAGAAGAAGACATGAATGGAAACCATCTATCTGCACATGAGGAAGCAATTACATCATCTAATCCTGATTCAGATAGAATCACCATGGATGGTGATACATGTGTAGAAAG GTGCAGGAAAGGAATTCTGGCATATATTAACTCAGAAAATCACATTCTATTATTTGCATCCGTATTTTTATTGCTTATTTTAGCTGAAAACAAAg ATCTTGATAGTTTGATGTCTTCAGCGATTGGATTAAGCGAAATGCAAGATACAATG AGATATGATATATCAGCTTCAGAAGTGGGAAAAAACAATATCCTCAGAAGACTTATGCCTCAG GTTTTAAATGCATTATTGAAGGTTTTAGCCAGCCAACCACCATTCTGTGCTCTAATACAATGGCATGCTGGGTGGTTCTTGCGGAAGCTACTTCTTTTTCAAGGAAACATACTCAATGATCACTATCTCCAGCTTTTCGAT ACTTCATATCTGCGGTCATGTGAACGTCTTCAGAAAGAACTTGATGGATGCTGGTTTGATCAAATCCTTGAAACTTTGAAGGATGAATGGGCAAACTGTAAATCAG CTCTCCAGGAAGCATTGCAATCTAAAGATCCTTTGTTCCTGCTTGAGCTTGCTGTCTGCCAACAAACAATTGATG GCAGTAGAACTTCTTCCATATTTTCTTGGGAAACAATGGTTGATGCAGTGAAG GTTTTCACTTTTCATGTTCAACTGAAGACATTTATTGTCAAAGGAAATTTACCTGAGAACCCCTTTCTAGATTTAATGAGTGGTCCTGCTACAGATTCTGAAATATCCCAATCCTTAGATCTTTCATCTGCAAGCTTTGGGTCAGAGGTTTTTTTAG GATCTGGATTTCCATGCAGAATTGCTTTCTCCAATGCTGGGGTCAGGGATATCTACCTGATACCTGTGGCTAGAGGAATATCTGGCAAACTGATTCTTGCAGAGAAGCATCCCTTTCGAAGTCAACGAGGTGTTGTAATTGCTATTGCTCCACTGGCTGGTTTGAGT GACTTTTGCAGATCTCTATTATAA
- the LOC123207695 gene encoding probable aspartyl protease At4g16563: MTNFMALSHLLSVLFLLTTATTAAANTITIPLTPLEIKHASSDSYGYKLLNSLASSSLSRAQHLKSKSPIKTKTNSSSLSTPLSSHSYGGYSISLSFGTPPQLVTLIFDTGSSLVWFPCTAHYLCFGCYFPNVDPADISTFIPKNSSTSKLIGCKNPKCAWILGSEIACSQTCPSYMIQYGLGSTAGILLSETLDFPNKKFPDFLSGCSVVSTRQPAGIAGFGRGKESLPSQLGVGKFSYCLLSRKFDDTSVSSNLVLDMGSDSGNSTTSHVSYTTFLKNPTGADPAFRQYYYVLLRKIVVGTRRVKIPYRFSSPGSDGNGGTIVDSGSTFTFMEKPVFDAVAEEFIKQVGNDSRAPKEEIESGLRPCFKISGDKSVNIPKLTFRFKGGSKMALPLENYFAFYGNKSAICLTIVTENSVEPGISSTGPAIILGSFQVQNFYLEFNLAQEKFGFARKNCSGRQK, from the coding sequence ATGACCAATTTCATGGCTCTCTCTCATCTCCTTTCAGTGCTTTTTCTCCTTACCACCGCCACAACCGCCGCCGCCAACACCATTACTATCCCACTCACTCCTCTGGAAATAAAGCACGCCTCTTCCGATTCCTATGGCTATAAGCTCCTCAACTCATTAGCCTCTTCTTCGCTTTCCAGAGCCCAACACCTCAAATCAAAATCAccaatcaaaacaaaaaccaactcttcttctctttcaacTCCTTTAAGCTCTCACAGCTATGGCGGCTACTCCATTTCTCTCAGCTTCGGCACTCCTCCTCAATTAGTGACTCTCATTTTCGACACTGGTAGCAGCCTCGTTTGGTTCCCATGTACCGCCCATTATCTTTGTTTTGGCTGTTATTTCCCCAACGTTGACCCAGCTGACATCTCTACTTTCATTCCCAAAAATTCTTCTACTTCAAAGCTTATAGGCTGCAAGAATCCGAAATGTGCATGGATTTTAGGGTCGGAAATTGCATGTTCCCAAACTTGTCCTTCTTACATGATACAATATGGTTTAGGTTCGACAGCTGGAATTTTGTTATCTGAAACTCTAGATTTTCCCAACAAAAAATTCCCCGATTTCCTATCCGGATGCTCCGTTGTCTCAACCCGACAACCCGCGGGCATTGCCGGGTTTGGTCGTGGGAAGGAATCGTTACCGTCTCAACTGGGTGTGGGTAAATTCTCATATTGTTTACTTTCCCGTAAATTTGACGACACGTCGGTCAGTAGTAACCTGGTTTTGGATATGGGGTCAGATTCGGGTAATTCCACGACTTCACATGTGAGCTACACAACGTTTTTGAAGAACCCAACGGGGGCTGATCCTGCTTTTCGACAATATTATTATGTGCTTTTACGAAAAATTGTCGTTGGAACTCGGCGCGTTAAGATTCCGTACCGATTTTCGTCACCCGGATCCGACGGAAACGGAGGAACCATTGTGGATTCGGGTTCAACGTTCACTTTCATGGAGAAACCCGTTTTTGATGCTGTGGCAGAGGAATTCATAAAACAAGTGGGGAACGATAGCAGGGcaccaaaggaagaaattgagtcCGGTTTAAGGCCATGTTTCAAGATTTCGGGCGATAAATCGGTTAATATTCCGAAATTGACTTTCCGATTCAAAGGTGGATCAAAAATGGCTTTACCATTGGAGAATTATTTTGCGTTTTATGGTAATAAAAGCGCCATTTGTTTGACGATTGTCACCGAAAATTCGGTGGAACCCGGGATCAGCAGCACCGGACCGGCGATCATTTTGGGGAGTTTTCAGGTGCAGAATTTTTACTTGGAGTTTAATTTGGCTCAAGAAAAATTCGGATTCGCTAGGAAAAATTGCTCAGGAAGGCAAAAGTGA